Proteins found in one Bremerella volcania genomic segment:
- the recA gene encoding recombinase RecA, with protein MVTVATKSNGKMAAKKKSSGKDTAPQGTDAKKDVFAGNTTLKTTLAQIEKSFGEGAIMPLGNNHKVIEGIPTGSLSLDLALGGRGIPRGRIIEMFGPESSGKTTLALHAIAQAQKLGGIAAFVDAEHALDPSWAKKLGVQLETLLVSQPSSGEEAMQITEMLVKSNAVDIIVVDSVAALVPKAELNGEIGDSHVGLQARLMSQSMRKLTGAIAKSKTCVIFINQIREKVGVMFGSPETTPGGRALKFYSSCRIDVRRIGQLKDGEDVVGQRVRTKIVKNKVAPPFRVAEFDMMHKDGISYEGDVLDLGLAHKIVARSGAWFRYGDMQLGQGKEKARIFLVENPEITEEIKQKVMDSIEPVVGPVSGPEDDGEMPPEEDL; from the coding sequence ATGGTCACGGTCGCAACCAAGAGCAACGGTAAAATGGCAGCCAAGAAGAAATCGTCCGGGAAGGACACCGCTCCCCAGGGAACGGACGCCAAAAAGGACGTATTTGCTGGGAACACCACCCTGAAAACAACGCTCGCGCAGATCGAGAAATCGTTCGGCGAGGGGGCCATCATGCCCCTGGGCAACAATCATAAGGTAATCGAAGGGATCCCGACGGGATCGCTTTCGCTCGACCTGGCCCTGGGTGGTCGAGGAATTCCACGTGGGCGCATCATCGAGATGTTCGGCCCTGAGTCGAGCGGTAAGACGACGCTCGCCCTGCATGCGATCGCTCAAGCTCAGAAACTGGGCGGGATCGCTGCATTCGTCGATGCCGAACACGCCTTGGACCCCAGTTGGGCCAAGAAGCTTGGCGTTCAACTGGAAACGCTGCTGGTGAGCCAGCCTTCCAGTGGTGAAGAAGCGATGCAGATCACCGAAATGCTCGTTAAATCGAACGCGGTCGATATCATCGTCGTCGACTCGGTAGCTGCCCTGGTTCCCAAGGCGGAACTCAACGGCGAGATCGGTGACTCGCATGTCGGTCTTCAGGCCCGCTTGATGAGCCAGTCGATGCGAAAGTTGACCGGGGCGATCGCCAAGTCGAAAACCTGCGTGATCTTCATCAACCAGATCCGCGAAAAGGTAGGCGTGATGTTCGGCAGCCCCGAAACCACGCCGGGTGGCCGCGCTTTGAAGTTCTACTCGTCCTGCCGTATCGATGTCCGCCGCATCGGTCAGCTGAAGGATGGGGAAGACGTGGTGGGGCAACGCGTCCGCACCAAGATCGTCAAGAACAAGGTTGCCCCGCCGTTCCGCGTCGCCGAGTTCGACATGATGCACAAAGACGGCATCAGCTATGAAGGGGACGTACTGGATCTCGGTCTTGCTCATAAAATTGTCGCTCGCAGTGGGGCCTGGTTCCGCTATGGCGACATGCAGCTTGGTCAGGGGAAAGAGAAGGCCCGGATCTTCCTGGTCGAGAATCCCGAGATTACCGAGGAAATCAAGCAAAAAGTGATGGATTCGATCGAGCCAGTCGTTGGGCCCGTCTCTGGCCCCGAAGATGACGGCGAGATGCCACCCGAAGAAGACTTGTAA
- the alaS gene encoding alanine--tRNA ligase yields the protein MKTDELREKYLSFFETKGHTRCPSDVLVPTWDPSVLFTPAGMNQFKDHFLGRVKLDFTKATTCQKCLRTGDIDNVGRTAYHHTFFEMLGNFSFGDYFKEDAIHWAWEFLTDKKWLAMNPDQLSVTVYKDDDEAANIWHEKIGLPFSRIERLDEDENFWPASAPSQGPDGVCGPCSEIYFTPEGGKKVEIWNLVFTQFNRVGDPPNNLEPLPSKNIDTGMGLERTAATLQGVTTNYHIDILRPIVEAAGEICGVKYDPASDNGRRLRRITDHIRACTMAVHENVYPGANKEKYVIRRLLRRAVLDGHQMGMHQAFAYQLVDKIVEMMKVPYPDLQDSVTRVKNVIKSEEENFLHSLDDGIARSEKIFAGMRSANRTVVNGDEAAELYQTFGFPPELFEQVAIEHGFTFDWVGYKKAMEEFGERSGGDQVKLFETGPIESLKNSVRSTEFVGYDNEATDVTIKGIVTASEGDEESHLVDDCSTTGPEHKLVVVLDKTPFYGESGGQVGDTGRIYSDDFEFIVTDTQKDSDLFLHEGYLAKGTITTDSTAKAEVDTTRRAAIKRAHSATHILHHALQKTLGSHAQQQGSKVEDDLLRFDFTNMEPIALDQLTTIESDVNEKVVDGGTVKWETVPLAKARELGAMMLFGEKYPDPVRMVTMGDFSRELCGGTHLTDTKQVEAFEVISEESVSAGVRRIIALTGEKAKEYREKVDHSLEAMAKTLKCDVPNIPEAVRSLTGYVRDLKKAVNGSGKAPEAPAAIKPYNGKDVDYYHRKEMLKESARLLNSPLFESAERVETLYHEVDKLKHQLAEREKSGTLSGDDLLAKATTVGGTSVVVADVPGANANLMRQLIDQIRKSTESSAVMLFAAAEEGKVTIVAGLSKSLTDSGKKAGDWVKEPAAIVGGSGGGRPDMAQAGGKDASQIPAAMAKAEELAKTLFA from the coding sequence ATGAAAACCGACGAACTACGCGAAAAGTACCTCAGCTTTTTCGAGACCAAAGGACACACGCGTTGCCCGAGCGACGTTCTGGTTCCTACGTGGGACCCCTCGGTTCTTTTTACCCCGGCCGGGATGAACCAGTTCAAGGATCACTTCCTCGGCCGCGTGAAACTCGACTTCACTAAGGCCACGACCTGTCAGAAGTGTCTGCGTACCGGCGACATCGACAACGTCGGCCGTACCGCCTACCACCACACCTTCTTCGAGATGCTGGGCAACTTCAGCTTCGGCGACTATTTCAAAGAAGACGCCATCCATTGGGCCTGGGAATTTCTGACCGACAAGAAGTGGCTCGCGATGAATCCCGATCAACTGAGCGTCACCGTTTACAAGGATGACGACGAAGCGGCCAACATCTGGCACGAAAAAATCGGTCTTCCGTTCAGCCGCATCGAACGCTTGGACGAAGACGAAAACTTCTGGCCTGCCAGCGCCCCGAGCCAAGGTCCCGATGGCGTTTGTGGTCCGTGTAGCGAAATCTACTTCACCCCGGAAGGCGGCAAGAAGGTCGAGATCTGGAATCTTGTCTTCACGCAGTTCAATCGCGTGGGGGATCCGCCGAACAACCTCGAACCGCTCCCCAGCAAGAACATCGACACCGGGATGGGGCTCGAACGTACGGCGGCGACGCTGCAAGGGGTCACCACCAACTACCACATCGACATCCTGCGTCCGATCGTCGAAGCCGCCGGCGAAATCTGTGGCGTGAAGTACGATCCGGCTTCCGATAACGGTCGCCGCCTGCGCCGCATCACCGACCATATCCGCGCGTGCACGATGGCCGTTCACGAGAACGTCTACCCAGGCGCCAACAAAGAGAAGTACGTTATCCGCCGCTTGCTCCGCCGAGCCGTGCTCGATGGTCACCAGATGGGCATGCACCAGGCGTTCGCTTACCAACTGGTCGACAAGATCGTCGAGATGATGAAGGTGCCGTATCCGGATCTGCAAGATTCGGTGACCCGCGTGAAGAACGTCATCAAGAGCGAAGAAGAAAACTTCCTGCACTCGCTCGACGACGGCATTGCCCGCAGCGAAAAGATCTTCGCCGGCATGCGTTCGGCCAACCGGACCGTCGTCAACGGTGACGAAGCGGCCGAATTGTACCAGACGTTTGGCTTTCCGCCGGAACTGTTCGAGCAGGTCGCGATCGAACATGGCTTCACGTTTGACTGGGTCGGCTACAAGAAAGCGATGGAAGAGTTCGGCGAGCGTTCCGGCGGCGATCAGGTAAAACTGTTCGAGACCGGTCCGATCGAGTCGCTCAAGAACTCGGTTCGCTCCACCGAATTCGTCGGTTACGACAACGAAGCGACCGATGTGACGATCAAAGGAATCGTGACCGCGTCCGAAGGAGACGAAGAGTCGCACCTGGTTGACGACTGCAGTACCACCGGTCCAGAACACAAGCTGGTGGTCGTGCTCGACAAGACGCCGTTCTATGGCGAGTCAGGCGGTCAAGTCGGCGATACGGGGCGCATCTACTCGGACGACTTCGAGTTCATCGTGACCGACACGCAAAAGGACAGCGACCTGTTCCTGCACGAAGGTTACCTGGCCAAGGGAACGATCACGACGGATAGCACCGCCAAGGCTGAAGTCGACACGACGCGCCGCGCGGCCATCAAGCGGGCACACTCGGCCACGCACATTCTGCATCATGCCCTGCAGAAGACCCTTGGTTCGCATGCCCAGCAGCAAGGCTCGAAGGTGGAAGACGACCTCCTGCGGTTCGACTTCACCAACATGGAGCCGATAGCCCTCGATCAATTGACGACCATCGAGTCCGACGTGAACGAAAAGGTCGTCGACGGCGGCACGGTCAAATGGGAAACGGTTCCCCTGGCCAAGGCTCGCGAACTGGGCGCGATGATGCTGTTCGGCGAGAAGTACCCCGACCCGGTCCGCATGGTCACCATGGGTGACTTCAGCCGCGAACTGTGCGGCGGTACGCACCTGACCGATACCAAGCAGGTCGAAGCGTTCGAGGTGATCAGCGAAGAAAGCGTTTCCGCTGGCGTCCGCCGCATCATCGCTTTGACCGGCGAAAAGGCGAAGGAGTACCGCGAAAAGGTCGATCACTCGCTCGAGGCGATGGCTAAGACGCTCAAGTGCGACGTGCCCAACATTCCCGAAGCGGTCCGCAGCCTGACCGGGTACGTGCGTGATTTGAAGAAGGCCGTCAACGGCAGCGGCAAAGCCCCCGAAGCCCCCGCCGCGATCAAGCCTTACAACGGCAAGGACGTCGATTACTATCACCGCAAAGAGATGTTGAAGGAATCGGCCCGCCTGCTCAACAGCCCGCTGTTCGAGTCGGCCGAACGTGTTGAAACGCTCTACCACGAAGTCGACAAGCTGAAGCACCAACTGGCCGAACGCGAGAAGTCGGGCACGCTCTCGGGCGATGATCTGCTGGCCAAGGCTACCACCGTGGGGGGCACCAGCGTCGTCGTCGCCGACGTCCCAGGTGCCAACGCCAACCTCATGCGGCAGTTGATCGACCAGATCCGCAAAAGCACCGAATCGTCAGCCGTCATGCTGTTCGCCGCTGCCGAAGAAGGCAAGGTCACCATCGTGGCCGGCCTCAGCAAGTCGCTCACCGACAGCGGCAAGAAGGCCGGCGACTGGGTAAAGGAACCAGCGGCCATCGTCGGCGGTTCCGGCGGCGGTCGACCTGACATGGCCCAGGCCGGTGGTAAGGACGCCTCGCAGATTCCGGCGGCTATGGCCAAAGCGGAAGAATTAGCCAAAACGCTGTTTGCGTAA
- a CDS encoding BON domain-containing protein: MTAIASNVHQALSTSPHFPGRHVEVEDSEGRVVLKGRVGSYFHKQMAQETVRRLDGVHEVENQLEVDWR, from the coding sequence ATGACCGCGATTGCCAGCAATGTTCACCAGGCCCTTTCCACTAGCCCGCACTTTCCCGGCCGCCACGTTGAAGTGGAAGACAGCGAAGGTCGCGTGGTTTTAAAGGGTCGCGTGGGCAGCTACTTCCACAAGCAGATGGCCCAGGAAACCGTCCGCCGGTTGGACGGCGTCCATGAAGTCGAAAATCAACTGGAAGTCGATTGGCGTTGA
- the tpx gene encoding thiol peroxidase, which produces MSRPAAITFKGNPMTLVGEEVQVGQDAPDFKLHAFGPAGLTAITVADVKGKPTILSVVPSLDTGVCQTQTKKFNEKLGELGDKINALTISLDLPFAQNRFCGAEGIENIKQYSDYQDRSFGNNWGMLIDELKLLARGTFVLDKDGKVVYAETCKEVTEEPNYDAALAALNAAL; this is translated from the coding sequence ATGAGCCGCCCCGCAGCGATTACGTTCAAAGGCAACCCGATGACCCTGGTCGGCGAAGAAGTGCAAGTTGGTCAGGACGCTCCTGACTTCAAGCTGCACGCGTTTGGCCCAGCCGGTTTGACGGCTATCACCGTAGCCGACGTCAAAGGGAAGCCTACCATCCTGAGCGTCGTCCCTTCGCTGGACACCGGCGTTTGCCAAACGCAGACCAAGAAGTTCAATGAAAAGTTGGGCGAACTTGGCGACAAGATCAACGCCCTGACGATTAGTCTGGACTTGCCGTTCGCCCAGAACCGTTTCTGCGGTGCCGAAGGAATCGAAAACATCAAGCAGTACAGCGACTACCAGGATCGCAGCTTCGGCAACAACTGGGGCATGCTGATCGACGAGTTGAAGTTGCTGGCCCGCGGCACGTTTGTTCTCGATAAGGACGGCAAGGTCGTCTATGCTGAAACTTGCAAGGAAGTGACCGAAGAACCTAACTATGACGCTGCCTTGGCCGCGTTGAATGCTGCCCTGTAA
- a CDS encoding undecaprenyl-phosphate glucose phosphotransferase, with protein sequence MSNPLRQIQHKSTLLDGLYRVADAAAIIVGMILAVMGAGETPASDHQLAVAAALAIFYVVAEFTGVYRNWRGVSTEREIWCGAMTWAVSLAVLVLISTVFRYDHPFNRYTLVSWFLITPLLLTVSRMIIRTVLRWLLANGMNQHGVAIVGVNELSIQLAQNIKDTPDLGMRVAGFYDDRPSERLPRIPDSLGACVGNLHELVEAARRGDVQRIYITFPMRAESRIRNVLNHLGDTTASVYIVPDFFVFEILHSRWSDIRGLPVVSVYENPLLGVDGVLKRVSDIILASLALLLLAVPMTLVALAVKLTSKGPVFFRQRRYGLDGQEILVWKFRSMTVCEDGPNVKQAQKNDSRLTPIGGFLRKSSIDELPQLFNVLTGTMSLVGPRPHASAHNEQYRKLIHHYMLRHKVKPGITGLAQVRGWRGETDTVEKMERRVQCDHEYIRTWSIWLDLRILFETVWVVLGRKNAY encoded by the coding sequence ATGAGCAATCCACTTCGACAGATTCAGCACAAATCGACCCTCCTCGATGGGCTCTACCGCGTGGCGGATGCCGCGGCGATCATCGTGGGGATGATCCTGGCCGTCATGGGGGCTGGCGAAACTCCGGCCAGCGATCATCAACTGGCGGTAGCCGCTGCCTTGGCCATCTTTTACGTCGTCGCCGAATTTACCGGCGTGTACCGAAACTGGCGAGGCGTTTCCACCGAACGAGAAATCTGGTGTGGGGCGATGACCTGGGCCGTTTCGTTGGCGGTGCTCGTCCTGATCTCGACCGTCTTCCGCTACGATCATCCTTTCAATCGCTATACGCTCGTTTCGTGGTTCTTGATCACGCCGCTGCTGCTTACCGTATCGCGAATGATCATTCGCACGGTGCTTCGCTGGCTGCTGGCCAACGGGATGAACCAGCATGGCGTGGCGATCGTGGGCGTGAACGAACTAAGCATTCAACTTGCCCAGAACATTAAAGATACGCCTGACCTGGGCATGCGCGTGGCCGGTTTCTACGACGACCGACCCAGCGAACGCTTGCCGCGAATTCCCGACAGCCTGGGGGCGTGCGTGGGGAACTTGCACGAACTGGTCGAAGCCGCCAGGCGTGGCGACGTGCAGCGCATCTACATCACGTTCCCGATGCGGGCCGAATCACGGATTCGCAACGTACTGAATCATTTGGGGGACACGACCGCTTCGGTTTACATCGTGCCGGACTTCTTCGTGTTTGAGATATTGCACTCGCGGTGGTCCGACATTCGCGGCCTGCCGGTGGTTAGTGTCTACGAGAATCCATTGCTGGGTGTCGATGGCGTCTTGAAGCGGGTCAGCGACATCATCCTCGCTTCGCTCGCACTGTTGCTATTGGCGGTCCCGATGACGTTGGTCGCCTTGGCGGTAAAGCTGACGAGCAAGGGGCCGGTCTTCTTCCGTCAGCGGCGGTATGGCCTGGACGGGCAAGAGATCCTGGTCTGGAAGTTCCGCAGCATGACCGTTTGCGAAGATGGTCCCAACGTCAAACAGGCTCAGAAGAACGACAGTCGGCTGACGCCGATCGGCGGCTTTCTGCGTAAGTCATCGATCGACGAACTGCCGCAGTTGTTCAATGTGCTGACCGGGACGATGTCTCTGGTTGGGCCGCGCCCCCACGCTTCGGCACACAACGAACAATATCGCAAGCTGATCCATCACTACATGCTGCGTCACAAAGTGAAGCCTGGCATCACGGGTCTGGCCCAGGTCCGCGGCTGGCGAGGCGAAACGGATACCGTTGAAAAGATGGAACGACGCGTTCAATGCGACCACGAGTACATCCGCACCTGGAGCATCTGGCTCGACCTGCGGATTCTGTTCGAGACGGTCTGGGTCGTGCTCGGGCGAAAGAACGCGTACTAA
- a CDS encoding PVC-type heme-binding CxxCH protein: MSRLRSLALGLILLLGTVDILCAEMPKVLDPRLQLELIAEQPDIVTPIGITFDSSGALLVIESHTHHRKPDYQGPPKDRIRRFADTNGDGKFDTWSTFYEGTEATMSILSAKDGSIYVATRMEVFRLRDTNGDHIADKRDEIAHLETAGRYPHNGLAGLTIGPDGLLYFGLGENLGEPYALVGSDGTKLSGGGEGGTIYRCNLDGSDLQLMATGVWNPFGMVFDPAGRLYMVDNDPDSRPPCRLLHIVPGGDYGYQFRYGRTGVHPLQAWNGELPGTLPMVAATGEAPSGVAWYHGELWGTSWGDHRIETFRLGNNGASVQATFQTVVQGDHNFRPVDFAIAPDGSLYFTDWVDRSYPVHGQGRIWRLTWKEQPAASQALPLSTAEKEAKELRKAPTLAALEYDDPFLHQAAVYGFARQGVDMPLEIWQELPTGAQRLGILEAYRWSHDTKQTETPLPLLRAAIDDRDDRVRMYAMRWIADTQAKDFLPQLQERLQSHTPSVREFPVLLSTISWLESGSVGGRNEILEQQTLAGIIRDDNQSAALRTLALKLIDPRSKQLTDETLEALTHAADNDLARQAIQVLYLRGGERGEKVATDIALNTQRDPQIRAMAIVGLSDHADVHQETLQKLAADDNDIVRQEAKRTLRTATVADPIPAQKLDQWLAAIEGEADVEAGRRMFLSSKGGYCIRCHRYDGSGADVGPDLTYIGQRMTRERLLESILQPSQEIAPMYVPKVLLTDDGRLHIGYPITDPNVNEKRLFIDTAGKRFELDPEAIEEERDSEKSIMPEGFQQVLSPEEMRDLIGFLMETSTAK; the protein is encoded by the coding sequence ATGTCTCGATTACGGTCGCTTGCCCTGGGTCTGATTTTATTACTGGGAACCGTGGATATTCTTTGCGCCGAGATGCCGAAGGTACTCGATCCGCGTCTTCAGTTGGAACTGATTGCCGAGCAGCCTGACATCGTCACGCCGATCGGGATTACCTTCGATTCCAGTGGTGCCCTCTTGGTGATTGAATCGCACACGCATCATCGCAAGCCTGATTATCAAGGCCCGCCGAAGGATCGCATTCGCCGCTTTGCCGATACCAATGGCGATGGGAAATTCGACACGTGGAGCACGTTCTACGAAGGAACCGAGGCCACCATGAGCATTCTCTCGGCGAAGGACGGCTCGATCTATGTCGCCACGCGGATGGAAGTCTTTCGTCTGCGCGACACCAACGGGGACCATATCGCTGACAAGCGCGATGAAATTGCCCACCTGGAAACGGCCGGACGCTATCCACACAACGGACTGGCTGGCCTGACGATTGGCCCAGACGGCTTGCTTTATTTCGGGCTGGGTGAAAATCTGGGCGAGCCCTACGCATTGGTCGGCAGCGACGGCACCAAGCTTTCCGGCGGAGGGGAAGGCGGCACCATCTACCGCTGCAATCTCGACGGCAGCGACCTGCAGTTGATGGCGACTGGCGTATGGAATCCGTTCGGGATGGTCTTCGACCCGGCCGGACGTTTGTACATGGTCGATAACGATCCCGACAGCCGTCCCCCTTGTCGGCTTCTGCATATCGTTCCAGGCGGTGACTACGGCTATCAGTTCCGATACGGGCGAACGGGCGTCCATCCACTGCAAGCCTGGAATGGCGAACTGCCTGGCACGCTGCCGATGGTGGCCGCGACCGGCGAAGCCCCCAGCGGCGTCGCGTGGTACCACGGCGAACTGTGGGGAACCAGTTGGGGCGATCATCGCATCGAAACGTTTCGCCTTGGCAACAATGGCGCCAGCGTTCAGGCAACGTTCCAGACGGTCGTGCAGGGAGATCACAACTTTCGCCCGGTCGATTTCGCGATCGCTCCGGACGGATCGCTCTACTTCACTGACTGGGTCGACCGCAGCTACCCGGTGCATGGCCAGGGACGCATCTGGCGTTTGACGTGGAAAGAGCAGCCAGCTGCGAGCCAAGCGTTACCTCTTTCCACCGCGGAAAAGGAAGCCAAAGAACTGCGAAAGGCCCCGACCCTGGCCGCACTGGAATACGATGATCCTTTCCTGCATCAAGCCGCCGTCTATGGCTTTGCCCGGCAAGGGGTCGACATGCCGCTGGAAATCTGGCAAGAGCTTCCCACCGGCGCACAGCGTCTGGGAATCCTCGAAGCGTACCGCTGGTCGCACGACACCAAGCAGACAGAGACGCCTCTGCCACTGCTTCGCGCGGCGATTGACGATCGCGACGATCGCGTCCGCATGTATGCCATGCGGTGGATCGCCGACACGCAGGCCAAAGACTTCCTGCCGCAGTTGCAAGAGCGGCTGCAATCGCACACGCCGAGTGTTCGCGAGTTTCCCGTTTTGCTCAGCACCATCTCGTGGCTCGAGTCCGGCAGCGTTGGCGGGCGGAACGAAATCCTCGAACAGCAGACGCTGGCTGGCATCATTCGCGACGACAACCAATCGGCCGCGCTACGAACGCTGGCCCTCAAACTGATTGATCCGCGTAGCAAACAGCTCACCGACGAAACGCTTGAGGCCCTGACCCATGCCGCCGATAACGACTTGGCACGTCAGGCGATCCAGGTGCTCTACCTTCGCGGCGGCGAGCGTGGAGAGAAGGTGGCGACCGACATCGCCCTGAACACGCAGCGTGATCCCCAAATCCGCGCGATGGCGATCGTTGGCCTGTCCGATCATGCGGACGTCCATCAGGAAACGCTGCAGAAACTGGCGGCCGACGACAACGATATCGTCCGCCAGGAAGCGAAACGCACGCTCCGCACCGCGACGGTTGCCGATCCGATTCCAGCACAGAAGCTGGACCAATGGCTGGCTGCCATCGAAGGGGAAGCCGACGTCGAGGCAGGCCGCCGCATGTTTCTTTCCTCGAAGGGCGGCTACTGCATCCGCTGCCATCGTTATGACGGAAGTGGCGCGGACGTCGGCCCCGACCTCACCTACATCGGCCAGCGTATGACGCGCGAGCGGCTCTTGGAATCGATCCTGCAACCGAGCCAGGAAATCGCGCCGATGTATGTCCCCAAAGTCTTGCTGACCGACGATGGACGACTCCATATCGGATACCCGATTACCGATCCGAACGTCAACGAAAAGCGTCTCTTCATCGACACCGCCGGCAAGCGGTTTGAACTCGACCCCGAGGCGATCGAAGAGGAACGCGACTCGGAGAAGTCGATCATGCCGGAAGGATTTCAACAGGTTCTCTCGCCCGAAGAGATGCGCGACCTGATTGGTTTTCTGATGGAAACCAGCACCGCGAAGTAG
- a CDS encoding ThuA domain-containing protein translates to MKLNIFWLALVALVTPLSVASADDTMLTYSGGDGPGKGKHIVLISGDEEYRSEEALPMLAGILSKHHGFDCTVLFSINPEDGTVDPNNQKNIPGIDKLKSADLCIIMTRFRNLPDEDMQVIDDYLKAGKPIIGIRTATHAFNIPKDAKFHSYSFNNQGGFGKNVLGETWVSHHGKHKSESTRGVINAEQKDNPILRGVDDVWGPTDVYGIRNLPEKATVLVYGSVLEGMKPEDKPVEGKKNDPMMPIVWTMPYQLKGGKRGTSLCSTFGSAIDYVNEDGRRIIVNGVFDLLGLDDKITPDLDVSIVGDYDPSFYGFNSFKKGLKPADFQGK, encoded by the coding sequence ATGAAACTGAATATTTTCTGGCTCGCGCTGGTTGCCCTGGTGACGCCCCTTTCAGTTGCTTCCGCCGACGACACCATGCTCACCTACTCAGGTGGCGATGGTCCCGGCAAAGGAAAGCACATCGTGCTGATCAGCGGTGATGAAGAGTATCGCTCGGAAGAAGCCTTGCCGATGCTGGCCGGTATCTTGTCGAAGCATCATGGTTTTGATTGCACGGTGCTCTTTTCGATCAACCCGGAAGATGGCACCGTTGATCCAAACAATCAGAAGAACATTCCCGGCATCGATAAACTGAAGTCGGCCGATTTGTGCATTATCATGACTCGCTTCCGTAACCTGCCGGACGAAGACATGCAGGTCATCGACGACTACCTGAAAGCGGGCAAGCCGATCATCGGGATTCGCACGGCGACCCATGCGTTCAACATTCCCAAGGATGCCAAGTTCCACTCGTACAGCTTCAACAACCAAGGGGGCTTCGGCAAGAATGTGCTGGGCGAAACCTGGGTGAGCCATCATGGCAAGCACAAGAGCGAGAGCACCCGCGGTGTGATCAACGCCGAGCAGAAGGACAACCCAATCCTGCGCGGCGTCGATGATGTCTGGGGACCGACCGACGTGTATGGGATCCGTAATCTGCCGGAAAAAGCAACCGTGCTGGTTTATGGCTCGGTGCTGGAAGGGATGAAGCCGGAGGACAAGCCGGTTGAAGGGAAGAAGAACGACCCGATGATGCCGATCGTCTGGACGATGCCTTACCAGCTGAAAGGTGGCAAACGCGGAACTTCGCTGTGCAGTACCTTCGGCAGCGCGATCGACTACGTCAACGAAGACGGTCGCCGGATTATCGTCAACGGCGTGTTCGACCTGTTGGGTTTGGATGACAAGATCACGCCTGATCTCGACGTCAGCATCGTGGGGGACTACGATCCGAGCTTCTACGGCTTCAACAGCTTCAAGAAGGGTTTGAAGCCGGCCGACTTCCAAGGAAAGTAG